In one Labeo rohita strain BAU-BD-2019 unplaced genomic scaffold, IGBB_LRoh.1.0 scaffold_108, whole genome shotgun sequence genomic region, the following are encoded:
- the bnc1 gene encoding zinc finger protein basonuclin-1 isoform X1: MSEAICCTVVNCNCDSFKPGKLRRRLCEHCRHGWVAHALSKLKVHHMYQGSQVEIVHSNVVFDICSLMLYGTQAIPVRLKILLDRLFSVLKQEEVIQILNALDWTLQDYIRGYVLQDVAGKVLDRWAIMTFEEEIVTLQQFLRFGETKSIVELMALQDKEGQSVVVPTTRTNSDIRSFIESSTQRSVRLPAKSEAPGCSNGHHFETLVNSMALMLPLQLLNSVPAPLLSSSTDSSHQEAQTRHETSEASLDGAAPFDTGSVRAEMLLDTESPKMESEEFNLSGNSSPSTPCTSSITSEITHMSPENKVRCAEKSGSLKKGRVFCSACEKTFYDKGTLKIHYNAVHLKIKHKCTIEGCNMVFSSLRSRNRHSANPNPRLHMPMNRNNRDKDLRGGLSPRHDEDGAEGEKRDFTAIPESRTVSSFIIRNSEPKLHGSLSSMSQSGILFPNLKTVQPVLPFYRSLVTPAELAHTPGSLPSLPLLSSSVPVSSSHMQTGSEPVPKKKSRKSSMPIKIEKDELAAEGVSEEETPPLSPCTDTEKCHVSGVAREPVDCDVRTGPNSQDTEWDKLNQEDSRIVSPSSPSLFRKQSDEKERESLKCEEPACSSRPDQPCGHRPAHFTHSSENFADGCSDPETMCPDDKEELPHPCEMCSKTFKNPYSVKMHYRNVHLKEMHMCTVDGCNAAFPSRRSRDRHSANLNLHHRLLTKDHSGTSSLRREHPDLLHKEPLSQMSVILKESHRTGLVFPMSKSLERASEPVEGALENEAVLDLSTRGSAHSSWDSDVGSEEGLPLVDSDESCDGLSVGAAASPPCLSQQTNGSSPITCHLCQKVYSNKGTFRAHYKTVHLRLLHKCKVPGCDTTFSSVRSRNRHSQNPNLHRNLAMNASLNQE; the protein is encoded by the exons ATGTCTGAG GCTATTTGCTGCACGGTGGTGAACTGCAACTGTGACAGTTTCAAACCTGGTAAACTGAGGCGGCGTCTCTGTGAGCACTGCAGACACGGCTGGGTCGCCCATG CTCTGAGTAAGCTGAAGGTTCATCACATGTACCAAGGAAGCCAGGTGGAGATTGTTCACTCCAATGTGGTATTTGATATCTGTAGTCTGATGCTTTATGGGACGCAGGCGATTCCAGTGCGTCTCAAGATCCTGCTGGACCGACTCTTCAGCGTCCTTAAGCAGGAGGAAGTTATTCAGATCCTAAATGCACTGGACTGGACTCTTCAGGACTACATCCGCGGTTACGTCCTGCAG GATGTGGCCGGTAAGGTACTGGACCGCTGGGCCATAATGACCTTTGAAGAGGAGATCGTTACGCTGCAGCAATTCCTGCGCTTCGGAGAGACCAAGTCCATCGTGGAGCTCATGGCCCTGCAGGATAAGGAGGGACAGTCAGTTGTAGTCCCAACCACAAGGACCAATTCTGACATCCGCAGCTTCATCGAAAGCAGTACACAGCGCTCTGTGCGGCTGCCAGCTAAATCGGAAGCACCCGGGTGCAGCAACGGGCACCATTTTGAAACGCTAGTCAACAGCATGGCCCTCATGCTGCCACTGCAACTGCTGAATTCTGTTCCGGCACCACTGCTGAGCTCCAGTACCGATTCTAGCCACCAGGAGGCACAGACGAGACACGAGACGTCAGAAGCGAGCCTTGACGGCGCTGCTCCGTTCGACACCGGCTCCGTGCGAGCAGAGATGCTGCTGGACACCGAATCTCCAAAGATGGAGTCGGAAGAGTTTAACTTGAGTGGAAACTCCTCTCCTTCCACGCCTTGCACGTCCTCCATCACTTCTGAAATCACACACATGTCTCCTGAGAACAAGGTGCGGTGTGCAGAGAAGAGCGGCTCCTTGAAGAAGGGCCGTGTTTTCTGCAGCGCCTGCGAGAAGACCTTCTACGACAAAGGCACGCTGAAGATACACTATAATGCCGTTCATCTGAAGATCAAACACAAGTGCACCATTGAGGGCTGCAACATGGTCTTCAGCTCCTTACGCAGCCGGAACAGGCACAGTGCAAATCCGAACCCACGACTGCACATGCCAATGAACCGCAATAATCGTGACAAGGACCTGCGGGGCGGTCTGAGCCCGAGGCATGATGAGGACGGAGCCGAGGGTGAGAAGAGAGACTTCACTGCCATCCCAGAGAGCAGGACTGTCTCAAGTTTCATCATCCGCAACTCAGAGCCCAAACTCCACGGCTCTTTATCCAGCATGAGCCAGAGCGGCATCCTCTTTCCCAACCTAAAGACCGTGCAGCCCGTTCTTCCCTTTTACCGAAGCCTGGTGACCCCAGCTGAGCTGGCTCACACGCCGGGCAGCCTGCCCTCTCTCCCGCTTCTGTCTTCCTCAGTGCCCGTCAGCAGCAGTCACATGCAGACCGGTTCGGAGCCGGTGCCCAAGAAGAAGTCTAGAAAGTCCAGCATGCCCATCAAAATCGAGAAGGACGAGCTGGCGGCGGAGGGCGTGTCCGAGGAGGAGACTCCGCCCCTCAGCCCCTGTACAGACACAGAAAAATGCCACGTTAGCGGCGTGGCGCGTGAACCTGTGGACTGTGACGTTCGGACCGGCCCCAACTCACAGGACACAGAATGGGACAAACTGAACCAGGAGGACAGTCGTATCGTCTCGCCATCGTCTCCTTCTCTCTTTCGCAAACAGAGCGATGAGAAAGAAAGGGAGTCCTTAAAATGTGAAGAACCAGCATGCAGTTCGCGGCCAGACCAGCCCTGCGGCCACCGACCGGCCCATttcacacacagcagtgaaaaCTTTGCAGACGGCTGCAGCGACCCAGAGACCATGTGTCCAGATGATAAAGAAGAGCTGCCACACCCGTGTGAGATGTGCAGCAAGACGTTTAAAAACCCTTACAGTGTCAAAATGCATTATCGAAATGTGCACTTAAAGGAGATGCACATGTGCACTGTGGATGGCTGCAATGCTGCTTTTCCATCCCGTCGTAGCAGAGACAG ACACAGTGCAAACCTGAATCTGCACCACAGGCTGTTGACCAAAGATCATTCAGGAACATCTTCTCTCCGCAGAGAGCATCCAGACCTCCTTCACAAAGAGCCCCTCAGCCAGATGTCTGTCATCCTCAAAGAGAGTCACCGTACAGGCCTCGTCTTCCCCATGAGTAAGTCGCTGGAGAGAGCTTCTGAGCCAGTAGAGGGCGCTCTGGAGAACGAAGCGGTACTGGACCTGAGCACCAGAGGAAGCGCCCATTCGTCCTGGGACTCAGACGTGGGCAGTGAGGAAGGGCTCCCCCTAGTGGACAGTGACGAGAGCTGCGACGGGCTGAGCGTCGGAGCGGCCGCGTCTCCGCCTTGCCTCAGTCAGCAGACGAATGGCTCGTCACCCATCACCTGCCATCTCTGTCAGAAAGTTTACAGCAACAAAGGCACATTCAGGGCTCATTACAAAACGGTGCACCTTCGCCTTCTTCACAAGTGCAAAGTCCCAGGGTGTGACACTACGTTCTCCTCTGTTCGGAGTCGCAACAGACACAGTCAGAATCCAAATCTACACCGTAACCTTGCGATGAATGCCTCGCTTAATCAAGAGTAG
- the bnc1 gene encoding zinc finger protein basonuclin-1 isoform X2 codes for MSEAICCTVVNCNCDSFKPGKLRRRLCEHCRHGWVAHALSKLKVHHMYQGSQVEIVHSNVVFDICSLMLYGTQAIPVRLKILLDRLFSVLKQEEVIQILNALDWTLQDYIRGYVLQDVAGKVLDRWAIMTFEEEIVTLQQFLRFGETKSIVELMALQDKEGQSVVVPTTRTNSDIRSFIESSTQRSVRLPAKSEAPGCSNGHHFETLVNSMALMLPLQLLNSVPAPLLSSSTDSSHQEAQTRHETSEASLDGAAPFDTGSVRAEMLLDTESPKMESEEFNLSGNSSPSTPCTSSITSEITHMSPENKVRCAEKSGSLKKGRVFCSACEKTFYDKGTLKIHYNAVHLKIKHKCTIEGCNMVFSSLRSRNRHSANPNPRLHMPMNRNNRDKDLRGGLSPRHDEDGAEGEKRDFTAIPESRTVSSFIIRNSEPKLHGSLSSMSQSGILFPNLKTVQPVLPFYRSLVTPAELAHTPGSLPSLPLLSSSVPVSSSHMQTGSEPVPKKKSRKSSMPIKIEKDELAAEGVSEEETPPLSPCTDTEKCHVSGVAREPVDCDVRTGPNSQDTEWDKLNQEDSRIVSPSSPSLFRKQSDEKERESLKCEEPACSSRPDQPCGHRPAHFTHSSENFADGCSDPETMCPDDKEELPHPCEMCSKTFKNPYSVKMHYRNVHLKEMHMCTVDGCNAAFPSRRSRDREHPDLLHKEPLSQMSVILKESHRTGLVFPMSKSLERASEPVEGALENEAVLDLSTRGSAHSSWDSDVGSEEGLPLVDSDESCDGLSVGAAASPPCLSQQTNGSSPITCHLCQKVYSNKGTFRAHYKTVHLRLLHKCKVPGCDTTFSSVRSRNRHSQNPNLHRNLAMNASLNQE; via the exons ATGTCTGAG GCTATTTGCTGCACGGTGGTGAACTGCAACTGTGACAGTTTCAAACCTGGTAAACTGAGGCGGCGTCTCTGTGAGCACTGCAGACACGGCTGGGTCGCCCATG CTCTGAGTAAGCTGAAGGTTCATCACATGTACCAAGGAAGCCAGGTGGAGATTGTTCACTCCAATGTGGTATTTGATATCTGTAGTCTGATGCTTTATGGGACGCAGGCGATTCCAGTGCGTCTCAAGATCCTGCTGGACCGACTCTTCAGCGTCCTTAAGCAGGAGGAAGTTATTCAGATCCTAAATGCACTGGACTGGACTCTTCAGGACTACATCCGCGGTTACGTCCTGCAG GATGTGGCCGGTAAGGTACTGGACCGCTGGGCCATAATGACCTTTGAAGAGGAGATCGTTACGCTGCAGCAATTCCTGCGCTTCGGAGAGACCAAGTCCATCGTGGAGCTCATGGCCCTGCAGGATAAGGAGGGACAGTCAGTTGTAGTCCCAACCACAAGGACCAATTCTGACATCCGCAGCTTCATCGAAAGCAGTACACAGCGCTCTGTGCGGCTGCCAGCTAAATCGGAAGCACCCGGGTGCAGCAACGGGCACCATTTTGAAACGCTAGTCAACAGCATGGCCCTCATGCTGCCACTGCAACTGCTGAATTCTGTTCCGGCACCACTGCTGAGCTCCAGTACCGATTCTAGCCACCAGGAGGCACAGACGAGACACGAGACGTCAGAAGCGAGCCTTGACGGCGCTGCTCCGTTCGACACCGGCTCCGTGCGAGCAGAGATGCTGCTGGACACCGAATCTCCAAAGATGGAGTCGGAAGAGTTTAACTTGAGTGGAAACTCCTCTCCTTCCACGCCTTGCACGTCCTCCATCACTTCTGAAATCACACACATGTCTCCTGAGAACAAGGTGCGGTGTGCAGAGAAGAGCGGCTCCTTGAAGAAGGGCCGTGTTTTCTGCAGCGCCTGCGAGAAGACCTTCTACGACAAAGGCACGCTGAAGATACACTATAATGCCGTTCATCTGAAGATCAAACACAAGTGCACCATTGAGGGCTGCAACATGGTCTTCAGCTCCTTACGCAGCCGGAACAGGCACAGTGCAAATCCGAACCCACGACTGCACATGCCAATGAACCGCAATAATCGTGACAAGGACCTGCGGGGCGGTCTGAGCCCGAGGCATGATGAGGACGGAGCCGAGGGTGAGAAGAGAGACTTCACTGCCATCCCAGAGAGCAGGACTGTCTCAAGTTTCATCATCCGCAACTCAGAGCCCAAACTCCACGGCTCTTTATCCAGCATGAGCCAGAGCGGCATCCTCTTTCCCAACCTAAAGACCGTGCAGCCCGTTCTTCCCTTTTACCGAAGCCTGGTGACCCCAGCTGAGCTGGCTCACACGCCGGGCAGCCTGCCCTCTCTCCCGCTTCTGTCTTCCTCAGTGCCCGTCAGCAGCAGTCACATGCAGACCGGTTCGGAGCCGGTGCCCAAGAAGAAGTCTAGAAAGTCCAGCATGCCCATCAAAATCGAGAAGGACGAGCTGGCGGCGGAGGGCGTGTCCGAGGAGGAGACTCCGCCCCTCAGCCCCTGTACAGACACAGAAAAATGCCACGTTAGCGGCGTGGCGCGTGAACCTGTGGACTGTGACGTTCGGACCGGCCCCAACTCACAGGACACAGAATGGGACAAACTGAACCAGGAGGACAGTCGTATCGTCTCGCCATCGTCTCCTTCTCTCTTTCGCAAACAGAGCGATGAGAAAGAAAGGGAGTCCTTAAAATGTGAAGAACCAGCATGCAGTTCGCGGCCAGACCAGCCCTGCGGCCACCGACCGGCCCATttcacacacagcagtgaaaaCTTTGCAGACGGCTGCAGCGACCCAGAGACCATGTGTCCAGATGATAAAGAAGAGCTGCCACACCCGTGTGAGATGTGCAGCAAGACGTTTAAAAACCCTTACAGTGTCAAAATGCATTATCGAAATGTGCACTTAAAGGAGATGCACATGTGCACTGTGGATGGCTGCAATGCTGCTTTTCCATCCCGTCGTAGCAGAGACAG AGAGCATCCAGACCTCCTTCACAAAGAGCCCCTCAGCCAGATGTCTGTCATCCTCAAAGAGAGTCACCGTACAGGCCTCGTCTTCCCCATGAGTAAGTCGCTGGAGAGAGCTTCTGAGCCAGTAGAGGGCGCTCTGGAGAACGAAGCGGTACTGGACCTGAGCACCAGAGGAAGCGCCCATTCGTCCTGGGACTCAGACGTGGGCAGTGAGGAAGGGCTCCCCCTAGTGGACAGTGACGAGAGCTGCGACGGGCTGAGCGTCGGAGCGGCCGCGTCTCCGCCTTGCCTCAGTCAGCAGACGAATGGCTCGTCACCCATCACCTGCCATCTCTGTCAGAAAGTTTACAGCAACAAAGGCACATTCAGGGCTCATTACAAAACGGTGCACCTTCGCCTTCTTCACAAGTGCAAAGTCCCAGGGTGTGACACTACGTTCTCCTCTGTTCGGAGTCGCAACAGACACAGTCAGAATCCAAATCTACACCGTAACCTTGCGATGAATGCCTCGCTTAATCAAGAGTAG